Part of the Bacillus cereus group sp. RP43 genome is shown below.
AGCAAAAGCTTGCAATGGCAGGAACGGCTGGACAAAATCCGCAAATGGCAATGATGATTTGGCTTATGCCAATTATGATTTTAGTCTTTGCAATTAACTTCCCAGCAGCACTATCATTGTACTGGGTAGTTGGTAATATCTTTGGTATCGCTCAAATGTATATGATCAAAGGGCCTGAGATTAAGGCTAGTAAGGCAGGAGGATCAAGCAAGTGAGTATAATTACTGCTAAAGGACAAACAGTCGAGCTGGCAGTACAAGATGCTTTAAGACAATTAAATGCTTCGAAAGATCGAGTAGATATAAAAATTATCGATGAGGGTAAGAGGGGATTCCTAGGTTTATTTGGGAATCGCCCCGCTGTAGTAGAAGTTGTATTGAAAAAAGATCCAATCCAAGAATGTGAAGAATATTTAAAAAATGTTATTCAAAATATGGGTGTGGAAGTTGAGATTAGAAAAATTGTAAAAGGACGCGAAGTTGAATTTACAATTTATGGTGATAATATTGGTGTTTTAATTGGCAAAAGAGGTAATACATTGAATTCTTTACAGTATTTAACAAAACTTGTTGCGAATCGTAATACAAAGCAATATATTGGTATTACACTGGATGCTGAAAACTATCGTAGTAAAAGAAAAAATACGTTAGAATCTCTTTCTTATCGATTAGCAAAGCAAGTAGTGAGTACGAAAAAAAGAGTTGTTCTAGAACCAATGCCTTCTTTCGAACGAAAAATTATTCACCAAGCATTATCTAATCATCAAAATATCATTACAACTTCTGAAGGGAAAGAACCACATCGGTATGTTGTAATATCTTCCAAGTGACCGGTTACTCAATTGAGTGCCGGTTTTTTTGAGGCGAAAATAAATGTGGATAACTAAAAAACACTAAACTTATCCACTGTGAATAAGTTTAGTGTTTTTTACATAAGGACATAATAAAATGAGTTATTATTCTTTTGTAGATAGGTTCGTTATGGTATCCTAATAATTTAGTGACGGAAAAAAATCATGTTGAAATAGAGATAAATAAGCAAGTGAGGTGAAAGGACATGGAATTTGATACAATTGCCGCAATTTCCACAGCACTTGGGGAAGGTGCAATTGCCATTGTTCGAGTAAGTGGGGATGATGCGATTGAGAAAGTCAATCGTATTTTTAAAGGGAAGGATTTAACACAGGTTTCTTCTCATACAATTCATTATGGTCATATTGTCGATTTAGATACAAATCAAGTTATTGAAGAAGTTATGGTGTCTATTATGCGTGCACCAAGGACTTTTACGCGTGAAAATATAGTAGAAATTAACTGTCATGGTGGACTTGTTTCGGTAAATAAAGTATTACAGCTTATTTTAGCACAAGGAGTACGACTAGCAGAGCCTGGTGAATTTACAAAACGTGCTTTTTTAAATGGACGTATTGATTTGTCACAAGCAGAAGCTGTTATGGACTTAATCCGTGCGAAAACGGATCGTGCTATGAATGTAGCGATTAACCAAATGGAAGGACGATTATCTAAATTAATCGGCTATTTGCGTCAAGAAATATTAGAAACATTAGCTCATATTGAGGTGAATATAGATTACCCGGAATATGATGATGTGGAAGAGATGACGCATAATATTTTAATTGAGAAAGCTACACATGTCCGTGCTGAAATTAAAAAGATATTAGAAACATCGAAGCAAGGAAAGATTTTACGTGAAGGTATTTCTACCGCGATTATCGGTAGACCTAACGTTGGGAAATCATCGCTATTAAATAGTCTTGTTCAGGAGAAAAAGGCAATTGTAACTGATATTGCAGGAACAACTCGTGATGTTATTGAAGAGTACGTTAATGTGCGTGGTGTACCACTTAAACTTATAGATACAGCCGGAATTCGTGAAACGGAAGATGTTGTTGAACGAATTGGTGTAGAGCGTTCAAAAGAAATGATGAGCCAAGCAGACTTAGTGTTAGTTGTAGTTAACTATAGTGAGGCTTTAACAAATGAAGATGAGGATCTATTCCGCGCTGTACAAGGAAAAGATTTCATTGTCATTGTAAATAAGACAGATTTACCGCAAGAAATTGATATGGAACGTGTTACAGATTTAGCGGTAGGCAATCGTGTTATTACAACATCTCTAATTGAGGAGAAAGGAATAGATGAGCTTGAAAAGGCAATAGCTGATTTATTCTTTGAAGGAACAATTGATTCTGCGGATATGACATATGTGTCTAATGTGAGACATATCGGATTATTAACACAAGCAGGAAAAACAATTAGTGATGCAATTGAAGCAATAGAAAATGGTGTTCCGATTGATATGGTTCAAATTGATTTAACAAGAACGTGGGAAATACTTGGTGAAATTACTGGTGATACTGTCCATGAAAGCCTAATTGACCAATTGTTCTCTCAATTTTGTTTAGGAAAATAAAGTGAAACTTTAATCAGAGATGCTTTAGCGAGATAGAGGTTATTAGGAGGAATAAACAATGGGATACAATGCCGGTTCATACGATGTCATAGTGATCGGTGCAGGTCATGCAGGATGTGAAGCTGGTCTTGCAGCAGCACGAATGGGCTCAAAAACATTAATGTTAACAATTAACTTAGATATGGTAGCGTTCATGCCATGTAACCCTTCTGTTGGTGGACCAGCAAAAGGGATTGTTGTTCGTGAAATTGATGCATTAGGCGGAGAAATGGGACGCAATATTGATAAAACACATATTCAAATGCGTATGTTAAATACGGGTAAAGGACCGGCTGTACGCGCGCTTCGTGCACAAGCTGATAAATTCTCTTACCAGCATGAGTTAAAGAAAACAATTGAAGAGACACCAAACTTAACGTTGTTTCAAGGTCTGGTAGAGCGTTTAATTGTTGAAGATGGTGTATGTAAAGGGGTAATTACACAAGCTGGTGCTGAATACACAGCGAAAACAGTTGTAATTACAACGGGAACATTTTTACGTGGTGAGATTATTATGGGAGATTTAAAATATTCAAGTGGTCCAAATAATCAGCAACCATCTATTACGTTATCTGAACACTTAGAGGAACTTGGTTTTGATCTTGTTAGATTTAAAACAGGTACACCTCCGCGTGTAAACAGCAATACAATTGATTATAGTAAAACAGAAATCCAACCAGGTGATGATAAGCCACGTGCTTTCTCTTTTGAAACGACAAAATTTATTATGGATCAAATTCCATGTTGGTTAACATATACAAGTACAGAAACACATCGTTTAATAGATGAAAACTTACATCGCTCAGCTATGTATTCTGGTATGATTAAAGGAACAGGGCCTAGATATTGCCCTTCGATTGAAGACAAGGTAGTAAGATTTAATGATAAACCACGTCATCAAATTTTCTTAGAGCCAGAAGGACGTAATACGCAAGAAGTATATGTACAAGGTTTATCGACGAGCTTACCAGAAGATGTACAGCGTGCAATGCTTAGAACAATTCCTGGCCTGGAAAATGTTGAAATGATGCGTACGGGTTATGCAATTGAATATGATGCAATTGTACCAACGCAATTATGGCCAACACTTGAAACGAAAAATATTAAAAATTTATATACAGCAGGACAAATTAATGGAACTTCTGGTTACGAAGAAGCGGCAGGACAAGGACTTATGGCTGGAATTAATGCAGCGTGTCGTTCTTTAGGTAAAAAAGAAGTTATTTTAGGTCGCGCCGATGCATATATTGGTGTCTTAATTGATGATCTTGTAACAAAAGGCACAAATGAACCATACCGTTTATTAACGTCTCGTGCAGAATATCGTTTATTATTACGTCATGATAATGCAGATCTTCGTCTAACTGAGGTTGGGCGTGAAATTGGTTTAATTAAAGAAGATCGTTATGAGAGATTTACAAATAAAAAACTACAAATTGAACAGGAAAAGGAACGTTTAAGCAGCATTATTATTAAACCACGTCCTGAAGTTCAAGAATTAATTCGCAATATTGGCGGAAGTGAATTGAAAGATGGAATACGCGCAAGTGACTTATTACGTCGTCCAGAGATGACATATGAGCATATCCATCTTTTAGTACCAAGTGAATTAGAATTAAATGATGAAATTACAGAACAAGTTGAAATTCAGATTAAGTACGAAGGATATATCGAGAAATCTTTACAGCAAGTAGAGCGTATGAAGAAAATGGAAAACAAAAAAATCCCTGTGGATATTGATTATGATGCGATTTCTAGCCTTGCCTCAGAAGCGAGACAGAAATTAAAAGATGTTCGTCCACTTTCGATGGGGCAAGCTTCACGTATTTCTGGTGTAAACCCAGCTGATGTTTCCATTTTACTTATTTACATTGAACAAGGAAAAATTGCACGAGTATCGAACCAATAATATAGTAAGGAGACATTGCTAGATGAACATAGAACAATTTCAATCTATGCTGGAAGAGAAGGGTATTTCCCTCTCTTCTAGACAGTTAGAGCAGTTCGAAATCTACTTTGAAACGTTAGTAGAGTGGAATGAAAAAATGAACTTAACGGCTATTACGGAGAAAGAAGAAGTATACTTAAAGCACTTTTTTGATTCTGTTACAGCGGCTTTTTATTATGATTTTTCGAAACCATTTTCTATTTGTGATGTTGGAGCAGGAGCTGGATTCCCAAGTATCCCTTTAAAAATCTGTTTCCCGCACTTAAAAGTAACAATTGTTGATTCATTACAAAAACGTATTAATTTCTTAAACCACTTAGCGCAAAAGTTAGAATTAAGTGACGTTGCATTTTGTCATGATCGTGCTGAAACATTTGGTAAAAAAGAAGGTGTACGTGAAGTATACGATATTGTAATGGCACGTGCAGTTGCACGTCTTTCTGTATTAAGTGAGCTATGTTTACCACTTGTAAAAGTAGGGGGAACATTCATTGCAATGAAAGGTGCAGCAGCGAACGAAGAAATCGAGAATGGCAAATATGCTTTAGAGGTACTTGGCGGAGAATTAAAAGAAATGTTTACGTTCCAATTACCGTTTGAAGAAAGTGAGCGTAATATTTTATTAATCGAGAAAAAGCGCAAGACACCAAAGAAATATCCACGCAAACCGGGAACGCCCAATAAATTACCTATTGAAAAATAAATCTTATTAGACGTAAGATTAAATTATATAAATGAAAACGTAAATGTTTCATAGGAAACATTTTATGTAGAACAGTCAATAGGCCTAAAAGGTGGTGGAATATGTATGAAAAATACGTTTTCTCGTTTATTTGGCTTTGGAGATAAAGAGAGCGAATTCGAATTACAAGACGAAAGCCATGAAGAAATAGAGAAAAAGGTATATGAAGAAATACAGGAAATTCCGATAGTGAACATTACCCCTAACCGTTATCAACCACGAACAGTTTTTGATGATGCACGTATTGAGGAGCTAGCATTAACGATTCGTACTCACGGGCTTATCCAGCCGATTGTTGTGAGACAATATGAGGATGATAAGTACGAGATTATTGCCGGGGAAAGGCGTTTCCGAGCAGCAACAAAATTAGGGTGGGAAAAAGTTCCTGCAATAATAAAGAATTTAAATGATACTGAGACAGCTTCTGTAGCGTTAATTGAAAATTTGCAGCGTGAGGAATTAACAGCAATTGAGGAAGCTGTGGCGTATCAAAAGCTGATTGAGTTACATAATTTAACACAAGAAGCATTGGCACAACGACTTGGAAAAGGACAATCGACAGTCGCAAATAAATTGCGATTATTAAAGTTGCCTGAAGAAATCAAAAGTGCATTATTAGAAAAAAGTATTACAGAACGGCATGCTCGCGCCCTTATTCCTTTGAAAAATGAGGAATTACAACTGAAGGTTTTACAAGAGATTGTGGAGAAGCAATTGAATGTAAAGCAAACAGAAGAACGAATTGCAAAGTTACTAGAAGAAGTAAAACCAAAGCGCAAAGCGAAGCAAAAAGCAGTAAGTCGAGATGCGAGAATTGCTATGAACACAATTAGACAATCATTACAAATGGTTGCTAACAGTGGTTTGAATGTTAATTCTGCAGAAGAAGAGTTTGATGAATACTATCAAATTACGATTAAAATTCCGAAGAAAAAATAATTACGTGCTAGAGACCTTATCCTATTGGAGAGGTCTCTTTTACTATATTTTCTTGTTAAAGCAAGAAGGAGTTTAGAAATAAATTTTGAAGTTTAATAAGGACGTAAAAGAAAAACTTTTATTTCATGTTACAATAAACATAATTATTTCTAGAATAAGAAAGAAAGGTTGAAAGTAGGTGACATCATGGGAAAAATCATTGCTATTGCTAATCAAAAAGGCGGTGTTGGAAAAACAACAACATCCGTTAATTTAGGGGCTGGATTGGCACAAGTAGGAAAAAAAGTCCTTCTCGTAGATATTGATGCTCAAGGAAATGCAACGACTGGTGTAGGAATTGAAAAGTCTGAATTAGATCAATGTATTTATAATGTTCTTGTAGAAGATGCAGATGTTCAAGGCGCTATACGGAAAACCGCAACTGAAAACTTAGATGTTCTACCCGCTACAATTCAATTGGCTGGTGCTGAAATTGAATTGGTACCAACCATTTCCCGGGAAGTACGCTTGCAAAGAGCATTACAGCCAATTCGTGATGAATATGAGTATATTATTATTGACTGTCCCCCATCCTTAGGGTTATTAACGATTAATGCATTAACAGCAGCAGATTCTGTTATTATTCCTGTACAGTGTGAATATTACGCGCTGGAAGGGTTAAGTCAGCTATTAAATACAGTTCGACTTGTGCAAAAGCATTTAAATAAAAATTTAGCAATTCAAGGTGTATTGTTAACGATGTTGGATGCTCGTACAAATTTAGGAATTCAAGTTATAGATGAAGTGAAAAAATACTTTAGAGATAAAGTATATCGTTCGATTATTCCTCGTAATGTTCGCTTAAGTGAGGCACCAAGTCATGGAAAACCAATTATGCAGTATGACGCTAAATCAAGAGGAGCAGAAGTGTATTTAGATTTAGCAGAGGAAGTGATTGCAGGTGGCTAAGGGATTAGGAAGAGGAATCAATGTGTTTTTTCCAGATTTAGATGTGAAAGAAGAAGAAACGATTCAGGAGATTATCGTAACTGAATTAAGGCCGAATCCATATCAGCCACGTAAACATTTCAATAAAGAAGCGATTCAGGAATTAGCGGCTTCTATTAAAGAGCACGGTATATTGCAACCGTTAATTGCTCGAAAGAGTATTAAAGGATATGAAATAGTTGCAGGTGAAAGAAGATATCGTGCTGCTAAAGAGGCCGGACTTGAGAAAGTGCCTGCTGTTGTAAGGCAATTAAATGAGCAGCAAATGATGGAATTTGCTTTGCTTGAAAACTTACAACGAGAAGATTTAAATCCTATGGAAGAGGCAATGGCATATCAGATGTTAATGAAAGAGCTAAATGTAACACAAGAACAATTAGCAAAACGTCTTGGTAAAAGCAGACCTTATATCGCAAATTATACTCGTTTGTTAAGCCTCCCTTCATTCGTTCAAGATATGATTGCAAACGGTGAGCTTTCAATGGCTCATGGAAGAACTTTACTTACAATAAAAGATGAAGAACAGTTGAAATCTTTATTGAAACGAATTGAAAAAGAAGGATTGAATGTCCGTCAATTGGAACAAATTGTCCAGGAAATTAATCAACGTGTTTCACGTGAAACACAACAAGTGAAAAAGGAAAGAAATATATTTTTTGTAGAGCGTGAAACGTTTTTAAGAGAAAAGTTTGGTACGGATGTAAAGATCAAAGAAACGAAAAAAGAAAAAGGTAAAATCGAAATCGAATTTTTTAATAAAGAAGATTTAAATCGAATTTTAGAATTATTATCAAAGGAAAATTAAAAAGCAAACCATCTTATTGTTTATAGATGGTTTGCTTTTTTTAATGCAGATAATTTTTGGTCTGTTTCTTTTATACTTTGTGCAATTACATCAGCCATCTTCATGACTAAACTTAGTCTTGTATTTTGAAGTACGAAAAACTCCATGAAACCATTTAAATTTACGATGCCATGTATATGCAAATCACCAATTTCAGGTAATTTCTTATTCATCGCAGCTCCAGGTTTACTGGGGCCTTTTCCGGTAGTTATAGAACCAATACTTTGAGATTTTCCTAAACATGCATCAACAGCAATAATAAATGAAGCAGGATTATCTTTCTGTATATTCCGAATCTTTTCCTCTAAATTTAGTGCATGTATTGGTTCATCTAGTGTGCCAAATACTTGAAGATTTTTGATTTCAATTTGTGCTAGTTTAGTACCGACTAACGGACCAAGTGCATCACCGGTGGAACGGTCTGTTCCGATACAAACGAGAATGAGTGGCATATTAGTCTTAATGGGAATATGAGAAAGTAAGAAATTACTGATTGTCTCAGAGGCTTCTAGGTCATGATGCATAACATTTTGAGTTTCTTTTTCAAAAAAAGGTAAGCGAAAACTTCTAATATTCATGAAGCACCCATCCTTTTAATAAATTTTCACAATATGTTATATGGTGTGTGAAATGGAAAATTATAAGTGCATAATTTTTACAAACTGTGAATGAAAACGGAAATAATAGTACTAGTATATATATATTCGTCTCATTTTATACCTGAATAGAAGTTAACAAATGGAATTAAAGTTATAAATTTTTTTCAGAAATCAGAGAGAGTTCTGATACAATAAGAAGGATAACTAAAAAGAAATTTTAGCTGGAGAGGTAGAGGGACATGGATTTAGCGTTGAAATGGTTTGAGTCCATTGATTGGACGAATATAGGTGTAAAATCACTACAAATAGTCGTTATTTTAATACTTGGTGCAATCGTTGTGCGAGTTGCAAGAGCAATTGTACGAAATGCGTTTCGCATGGGGAGTCGTTCACCGATTCAAATTTCAGAACGTCGTACAGTTACGGTAGCGAAGTTGCTTGAAAATATTGTGGCATATGTTGTTATGTTTATTATGTTAATAGCGATTTTAGGTGTATTTGAAATTAATGCATCAGGTTTATTAGCGGGTGCCGGGGTAATTGGTTTGGCAGTCGGATTTGGTGCTCAAAGTTTAGTGAAAGATGTCATTACAGGACTATTTATTTTGCTGGAAGATCAGTTTTCGGTAGGTGACTATGTAAGAATTGGTCAATTTGAGGGAGTCGTTTTAGAAATTGGACTTCGTACAACGAAAGTAAAGAGTTGGACAGGTGAAATTCATACTTTGCCAAATGGAAGTATCATTCAAGTTACTAATTTTTCAGTTAGTAATAGTGTCGCATTTGTTGATGTATCCATTTCATATGAGAGTGACATAGCGAAAGCAGAGCAAGTCATTGAAGATTTATTAGTTGAGCTTCCTGAAAAATATGAGAAGATGATAGCGACTCCTCAACTATTAGGTGTTCAAACGTTAGCTGCATCTGAGGTTGTATTACGCGTTATTGCTGAGGTAGAACCGATGCAACATGCAGTTATTGCAAGAGCTCTTCGCAAAGAGATTAAAAATCGTCTTGATTTACATGGGATTGAAATTCCATACCCACGTATGGTTTTATATAGTCGCGAAGAATTAGTTAATGAAAAAGCAATTTAATAGTGGGAGGGATTTAGAGAATGGAGCAAAAGCAATATAACTTGTACGATGTTGTGGAAATGAAGAAAGCCCATCCATGTGGTGAAAATCGCTGGAAGATTATTCGTATGGGAATGGATATCCGCGTTAAGTGCGAGGGGTGTGACCATTCGGTAATGATTCCTCGAAGAGAGTTTGATCGTAAGGTGAAAAAAATACTTGTGAAGCATGAAGAATAGTGAAAAAGCAACAGCTGCAGTAGACAGCCGTTGCTTTTTTTCATTTGGTGGAAACTTGTCATTTTTTTCGTTACTATCTATAATGATGAAAGATTGAGACATAGGAGTGAAAAATATGGGATTAACGGCTGGGATTGTTGGATTACCTAACGTAGGGAAGTCCACTTTATTTAATGCAATTACACAAGCAGGAGCAGAATCTGCGAACTATCCATTCTGTACAATCGATCCAAACGTAGGGATTGTAGAAGTACCAGATGAGCGCTTAAATAAATTAACGGAATTAGTAGAACCGAAAAAAACTGTTCCGACTGTATTCGAATTTACTGATATCGCAGGTATCGTAAAAGGTGCGAGTAAAGGTGAAGGGTTAGGAAATAAATTCTTATCTCACATTCGTCAAGTAGATGCAATTTGCCAAGTTGTTCGTTGTTTTGAAGATGAAAATATTACGCACGTTTCAGGAAAAGTAGATCCAATTGATGACATTGAAACAATCAACTTAGAGCTAATCTTAGCGGATTTGGAATCTGTTGATAAACGTATCGAACGAGTTGCGAAGTTAGCAAGACAAAAAGATAAAGAAGCTGTATATGAGCATGAAATTTTAGTTCGTTTAAAAGAAGCTTTTGAAGAGGGAAAACCAGCTCGTACTGTTGAATTTACAGAAGAGCAAATGAAGATTGTTAAAGGCCTTCATTTACTTACAACGAAAGAAATGCTATACGTAGCAAACGTAAGTGAAGATGATATTATGGATCCTTCTGACAATAAATATGTACAAATGGTAAAAGAATTTGCAGCAAATGAAAATTCACAAGTAATTGTTGTATGTGCAAAAATTGAATCAGAAATTGCTGAGTTAGATGAGGAAGAGAAGAAAGTATTCCTTGAAGAACTAGGTATTGAAGAATCTGGTTTAGATCAATTAATTCGCGCTGCATATGACTTATTAGGACTTGCTACTTACTTCACAGCTGGTGTGCAAGAAGTACGTGCATGGACGTTTAAACAAGGTATGAAAGCACCACAATGTGCTGGTGTTATTCATACGGACTTTGAACGTGGATTTATTCGTGCGGAAACAGTTTCTTATACTGATTTAATGACAAATGGCTCTATGACAGCTGCAAAAGAAGCTGGAAAAGTACGTTTAGAAGGAAAAGAGTATATCGTAAAAGACGGAGATGTTATGCACTTCCGCTTTAACGTTTAATTTAATATTTCCTAGGAAAAATAAAGATATGGGCTTGGCAAATATATTATATGTTTGCCAAGTTTTTTACGTATTGGTGAGTTGATTCATATAACTTACTATGATATAATCTAAACTCGTGAGTAATTACTATAAATTAATTGCTCCTTGCCCATTATGGGCCGTTTAGACCAAAAGGAGGTGAAAGTGTAATGAGAAAGTACGAAATTATGTACATCATTCGTCCTGGCGTTGAAGAAGAAGCTCAAAAAGCTTTAGTTGAACGTTTTGCAGGTGTTTTAACAAACAATGGTGCAGAAATCATTAACACGAAAGAGTGGGGTAAGCGTCGTTTAGCTTACGAAATCAACGACTTACGTGAAGGTTTCTACATGATCTTAAACGTGAACTCTAACGCAGAAGCGATTAACGAATTCGACCGTTTAGCTAAGATCAACGAAGACATCCTTCGTCATATCGTTGTTAAAGAAGAAGAAAAATAATTGATATATAAGGGAGAGTGGTTCGATTGATGAATCGTGTTATCCTCGTTGGTCGTTTAACTAAGGACCCTGACTTACGTTACACGCCCAATGGTGTTGCAGTAGCTACTTTTACGTTAGCTGTGAATCGCGCATTTGCGAATCAACAAGGTGAGCGTGAAGCTGACTTTATTAATTGTGTAATATGGCGTAAACAAGCAGAAAACGTGGCAAATTATTTGAAAAAAGGTAGCTTAGCAGGCGTAGACGGACGTCTTCAAACTCGTAATTACGATGGACAAGATGGTAAACGTGTATATGTAACAGAAGTTCTTGCGGAGAGCGTACAATTTTTAGAGCCGCGTAATGGCGGTGGGGAGCAACGTGGTTCATTCAATCAGCAACCATCAGGAGCTGGTTTCGGTAACCAAAGCTCTAACCCATTTGGTCAATCTAGTAATCCAGGTAACTCAGGTAACACTGGTAACTCTGGATTTACGAAGAATGACGATCCATTTTCGAATGTTGGTCAACCGATTGACATTTCGGACGACGATTTACCATTTTAATGGTATGAATCGGCTATTTTTAACAAAGAATGGAGGGAATAGACATGGCAGGACGCAAAGGTGGACGTGCGAAACGTCGTAAGGTGTGTTTCTTCACATCTAACGGCATCACTCGCATTGACTATAAAGATGTTGATTTATTAAAACGTTTCGTTTCTGAGCGTGGTAAAATTTTACCTCGTCGTGTAACAGGGACAAGCGCAAAATACCAACGCAAACTTACAGTTGCAATTAAACGTGCTCGTCAAATGGCACTTTTACCATATGTTGGTGAATAATAGCGTATGAAATGCACAGTAGAGTCGGACTCTACTGTGCATTTTGCTATGCTTTTCTTTTTGAAAGAGAGGTTAGATGATGAAAAGTACGAAATTTATTACTGAGGGTGCAGCATTATTGGCGATATATGCAATTTTATTGCTGATATCTATGTATGTTCCGATTTTAGGTACAGTTGCAATATTTGCGTTGCCGTTACCATTTATATTATTAACAGTAAGACATAGACTATCTAATGTATTCATGATTTTTGTAGCGTCACTTTTTGTTACAGTTATTGTCAGTCAGCCGATTAGTCTCATAAAGACAGTGATGTTTGGATTAATAGGTGTTGTATTAGGATATATGTATAAAAAAGGGAAAAAACCAGTGGAGATATTGATAGCTGGAACACTTGCATATTTAATTGGTATGATGCTCATTTATGTGGGGAGTATAAAGTTTTTTAACATAGATTTAATGAAGCAAATGCAAAATATGTTTAGTGAAAGTATGGCGCAAAGTGAAAAAATAGCAAATGCTGCTGGTATGCCAGTTAGTAAGGAACAAAAAGAGTTATTTGCACAAATGAATGATATATTACAAACGTTATTTCCAAGTATACTTGTGCTAGTTTCTGTATGTTTTTCTTGGATCACAGTGCTAATATCAGGTAGTGTTTTGAGAAAATTAAAGTACGACGTGACACCTTGGCCTAAATTTAAAGATATACAATTGCCAAAGAGTATCGTCTGGTATTACGTCATATTTATTTTGCTATCAACTTTCATAAAAGTTGAACCAACATCATATTTACA
Proteins encoded:
- the jag gene encoding RNA-binding cell elongation regulator Jag/EloR, with product MSIITAKGQTVELAVQDALRQLNASKDRVDIKIIDEGKRGFLGLFGNRPAVVEVVLKKDPIQECEEYLKNVIQNMGVEVEIRKIVKGREVEFTIYGDNIGVLIGKRGNTLNSLQYLTKLVANRNTKQYIGITLDAENYRSKRKNTLESLSYRLAKQVVSTKKRVVLEPMPSFERKIIHQALSNHQNIITTSEGKEPHRYVVISSK
- the mnmE gene encoding tRNA uridine-5-carboxymethylaminomethyl(34) synthesis GTPase MnmE, whose protein sequence is MEFDTIAAISTALGEGAIAIVRVSGDDAIEKVNRIFKGKDLTQVSSHTIHYGHIVDLDTNQVIEEVMVSIMRAPRTFTRENIVEINCHGGLVSVNKVLQLILAQGVRLAEPGEFTKRAFLNGRIDLSQAEAVMDLIRAKTDRAMNVAINQMEGRLSKLIGYLRQEILETLAHIEVNIDYPEYDDVEEMTHNILIEKATHVRAEIKKILETSKQGKILREGISTAIIGRPNVGKSSLLNSLVQEKKAIVTDIAGTTRDVIEEYVNVRGVPLKLIDTAGIRETEDVVERIGVERSKEMMSQADLVLVVVNYSEALTNEDEDLFRAVQGKDFIVIVNKTDLPQEIDMERVTDLAVGNRVITTSLIEEKGIDELEKAIADLFFEGTIDSADMTYVSNVRHIGLLTQAGKTISDAIEAIENGVPIDMVQIDLTRTWEILGEITGDTVHESLIDQLFSQFCLGK
- the mnmG gene encoding tRNA uridine-5-carboxymethylaminomethyl(34) synthesis enzyme MnmG, with the translated sequence MGYNAGSYDVIVIGAGHAGCEAGLAAARMGSKTLMLTINLDMVAFMPCNPSVGGPAKGIVVREIDALGGEMGRNIDKTHIQMRMLNTGKGPAVRALRAQADKFSYQHELKKTIEETPNLTLFQGLVERLIVEDGVCKGVITQAGAEYTAKTVVITTGTFLRGEIIMGDLKYSSGPNNQQPSITLSEHLEELGFDLVRFKTGTPPRVNSNTIDYSKTEIQPGDDKPRAFSFETTKFIMDQIPCWLTYTSTETHRLIDENLHRSAMYSGMIKGTGPRYCPSIEDKVVRFNDKPRHQIFLEPEGRNTQEVYVQGLSTSLPEDVQRAMLRTIPGLENVEMMRTGYAIEYDAIVPTQLWPTLETKNIKNLYTAGQINGTSGYEEAAGQGLMAGINAACRSLGKKEVILGRADAYIGVLIDDLVTKGTNEPYRLLTSRAEYRLLLRHDNADLRLTEVGREIGLIKEDRYERFTNKKLQIEQEKERLSSIIIKPRPEVQELIRNIGGSELKDGIRASDLLRRPEMTYEHIHLLVPSELELNDEITEQVEIQIKYEGYIEKSLQQVERMKKMENKKIPVDIDYDAISSLASEARQKLKDVRPLSMGQASRISGVNPADVSILLIYIEQGKIARVSNQ
- the rsmG gene encoding 16S rRNA (guanine(527)-N(7))-methyltransferase RsmG; translation: MNIEQFQSMLEEKGISLSSRQLEQFEIYFETLVEWNEKMNLTAITEKEEVYLKHFFDSVTAAFYYDFSKPFSICDVGAGAGFPSIPLKICFPHLKVTIVDSLQKRINFLNHLAQKLELSDVAFCHDRAETFGKKEGVREVYDIVMARAVARLSVLSELCLPLVKVGGTFIAMKGAAANEEIENGKYALEVLGGELKEMFTFQLPFEESERNILLIEKKRKTPKKYPRKPGTPNKLPIEK
- the noc gene encoding nucleoid occlusion protein: MKNTFSRLFGFGDKESEFELQDESHEEIEKKVYEEIQEIPIVNITPNRYQPRTVFDDARIEELALTIRTHGLIQPIVVRQYEDDKYEIIAGERRFRAATKLGWEKVPAIIKNLNDTETASVALIENLQREELTAIEEAVAYQKLIELHNLTQEALAQRLGKGQSTVANKLRLLKLPEEIKSALLEKSITERHARALIPLKNEELQLKVLQEIVEKQLNVKQTEERIAKLLEEVKPKRKAKQKAVSRDARIAMNTIRQSLQMVANSGLNVNSAEEEFDEYYQITIKIPKKK
- the soj gene encoding sporulation initiation inhibitor protein Soj codes for the protein MGKIIAIANQKGGVGKTTTSVNLGAGLAQVGKKVLLVDIDAQGNATTGVGIEKSELDQCIYNVLVEDADVQGAIRKTATENLDVLPATIQLAGAEIELVPTISREVRLQRALQPIRDEYEYIIIDCPPSLGLLTINALTAADSVIIPVQCEYYALEGLSQLLNTVRLVQKHLNKNLAIQGVLLTMLDARTNLGIQVIDEVKKYFRDKVYRSIIPRNVRLSEAPSHGKPIMQYDAKSRGAEVYLDLAEEVIAGG
- the spo0J gene encoding stage 0 sporulation protein Spo0J produces the protein MAKGLGRGINVFFPDLDVKEEETIQEIIVTELRPNPYQPRKHFNKEAIQELAASIKEHGILQPLIARKSIKGYEIVAGERRYRAAKEAGLEKVPAVVRQLNEQQMMEFALLENLQREDLNPMEEAMAYQMLMKELNVTQEQLAKRLGKSRPYIANYTRLLSLPSFVQDMIANGELSMAHGRTLLTIKDEEQLKSLLKRIEKEGLNVRQLEQIVQEINQRVSRETQQVKKERNIFFVERETFLREKFGTDVKIKETKKEKGKIEIEFFNKEDLNRILELLSKEN